Proteins encoded within one genomic window of Dermatophilus congolensis:
- a CDS encoding 4Fe-4S dicluster domain-containing protein: protein MGFWRNQLYGPTNPITDSGWKPENTRKGFFTDTSICIGCKACEVACKEWNRVPARGEKEHGNQLLGSSYDNSGHLGANTWRHVAFIEQGPEQLAKAKASGAVALGMPSIGAPPAATSSCDSNTTTDTSQSTPQGLPAVRWLMSSDVCKHCTHAGCLDVCPTGALFRSEFGTVVVQADVCNGCGMCVAACPFGVIGRRENGTVTVPTSDGTTIQEKIHNGGVAQKCTLCYDRIKDGQKPACAQTCPTTSIKFGDHADMVKAARKRLADLHAQGRTEARLYGANPHDGVGGTGSVFLLMDEPEAYGLPPDPVVPTRHLSEMFTKAGIAGTAMIGIALAVFAGNGPLNKGA, encoded by the coding sequence ATGGGGTTCTGGCGCAACCAGCTATACGGGCCGACCAACCCGATCACCGACTCCGGGTGGAAACCCGAAAACACACGCAAAGGCTTCTTCACCGACACATCCATCTGCATCGGCTGCAAAGCCTGCGAAGTAGCCTGCAAAGAATGGAACCGTGTACCCGCCCGCGGCGAAAAAGAACACGGCAACCAACTCCTCGGATCCTCATACGACAACTCAGGACACCTAGGCGCCAACACCTGGCGACACGTCGCCTTCATCGAACAAGGCCCCGAACAACTCGCCAAAGCCAAAGCCAGCGGCGCCGTAGCACTGGGCATGCCCTCCATCGGAGCGCCACCTGCTGCCACATCTAGCTGCGACAGCAACACCACTACCGACACCAGTCAAAGCACACCACAAGGCCTGCCGGCTGTCCGATGGCTGATGAGCTCAGACGTGTGCAAACACTGCACTCACGCAGGCTGCCTCGACGTCTGCCCCACCGGCGCCCTCTTCCGCTCCGAATTCGGCACTGTCGTTGTACAAGCAGACGTGTGTAACGGATGCGGCATGTGCGTTGCCGCCTGCCCATTTGGCGTCATCGGCCGCCGCGAAAACGGAACCGTCACCGTTCCTACCAGCGACGGAACCACCATCCAAGAAAAAATCCATAACGGCGGCGTCGCCCAAAAATGCACCCTTTGCTACGACCGCATCAAAGACGGACAAAAACCAGCCTGCGCGCAAACCTGCCCCACCACCTCCATCAAATTCGGTGATCACGCCGACATGGTCAAAGCTGCACGCAAACGACTCGCGGACCTGCATGCACAAGGCCGCACAGAAGCACGACTCTACGGCGCTAACCCCCACGATGGAGTCGGCGGCACCGGCTCAGTGTTCCTCCTCATGGACGAACCCGAGGCATACGGACTACCACCAGACCCAGTCGTACCAACCAGACACCTGTCAGAAATGTTCACCAAAGCAGGCATCGCCGGAACCGCCATGATCGGTATCGCACTGGCAGTATTCGCGGGCAACGGGCCACTGAACAAAGGGGCATGA
- a CDS encoding diacylglycerol/lipid kinase family protein gives MAASYQSAESLPGVAVEGSCPRVAVVVNPSKFSGGDALRVRGQLRDAAVGLGWAEPMWLETTVEDPGRGQAQAALDEGVDVVCALGGDGTVRAVASALIGTGVPLGLLPGGTGNLLARNLGLPLDSPVEALRVALRGVDRRLDVGRVRLELLRDEQVPLDQAQLVEEFFLIMAGIGFDASMIAGAPEELKAQVGAVAYVWSGLRHLRGERFEVRMWTDGGPGVLRKARTVLFANVSELQGGISLLPAEPDDGLLDALVLTPKSLTGWLSVATHVLTRGRAGSERVHTSRFQSMQLRLRVPQHIQLDGDAIGLTRALDTSSLPGALVVRVRT, from the coding sequence ATGGCCGCCTCGTACCAGTCAGCTGAGAGCCTCCCGGGGGTTGCTGTGGAGGGTTCTTGTCCGCGTGTTGCTGTTGTTGTTAATCCTTCTAAATTCTCTGGCGGTGATGCTCTTCGGGTGCGTGGGCAGTTGAGGGATGCGGCGGTGGGGTTGGGGTGGGCTGAGCCGATGTGGCTGGAGACGACGGTGGAGGATCCGGGGCGCGGTCAGGCTCAGGCTGCGTTGGATGAGGGTGTTGATGTGGTGTGCGCGCTGGGTGGGGATGGGACGGTGCGGGCGGTGGCCAGTGCGTTGATTGGTACGGGGGTGCCGTTGGGGCTTTTGCCTGGGGGTACGGGCAATTTGTTGGCTCGTAATCTTGGTTTGCCGTTGGATTCGCCAGTGGAGGCGTTGCGGGTGGCGTTGCGGGGTGTTGATCGCAGGCTTGATGTGGGCAGGGTGCGGTTGGAGTTGCTGCGTGATGAGCAGGTTCCGTTGGATCAGGCTCAGCTGGTGGAGGAGTTTTTTCTCATCATGGCGGGGATTGGGTTTGATGCTTCGATGATTGCGGGTGCGCCGGAGGAGTTGAAGGCGCAGGTGGGTGCGGTGGCGTATGTGTGGTCGGGGTTGCGGCATTTGCGGGGTGAGCGGTTTGAGGTGCGGATGTGGACTGATGGGGGCCCTGGAGTGTTGCGTAAGGCGCGGACGGTGTTGTTTGCGAATGTTTCTGAGTTGCAGGGTGGGATCAGTCTTTTGCCTGCTGAGCCGGATGATGGCTTGTTGGATGCGCTTGTGTTGACTCCCAAATCGTTGACGGGTTGGTTGTCTGTGGCGACGCATGTTTTGACGCGGGGTCGAGCTGGTAGTGAGCGGGTGCACACGTCGCGGTTTCAGTCGATGCAGTTGCGCCTTCGGGTTCCGC
- the fdh gene encoding formate dehydrogenase: MARKVALNWPALLQIVTGDFLGRGAAVTSKNTETIQPRTSTADRVVQSVCPYCAVGCGQKIFVKDEKIVQIEGDPDSPINRGRLCPKGSAGEQLVNSPRRVTTVRYRRPHATEWEDLDLDTAIDMIADRFITARAKHWEETHPDGRDNLHRTMGIASLGGATLDNEENYLIKKLFTAAGAIQVENQARIUHSATVPGLGASFGRGGATQNTQDLANADCIVIQGSNMAECHPVGFQWVTEAKLRGARIIHVDPRFTRTSAQADRHIPIRAGSDIALLGALINYVLTNDLWFKEYVLAYTNATSIVHGDFQDTEDLNGLFSGYDPDKNHYDTSSWGYCSTAGEPVSGGGHATESGVHQSHAAHPETAGSGGPTLEHAHVRKDPTLQDPNCVLNVLRRHYARYTPEMVEEVCGISTEDFHYLAESITANSGPERTTAFCYAVGWTQHTAGAQMIRTSSILQLLLGNIGRPGGGIMALRGHASIQGSTDIPTLFNLLPGYLPMPVAGVHDTLTDYINTVGSPDQKGFWAYADAYTISLLKAWWGEHATAENDFAYGYMPKLTGPHGTYQTVMRMLEGNVSGYFVLGQNPAVGSAHARMQRLALAKLDWLVVRDLQMIETATFWKDSPEVATGEIVPEEVGTEVFFLPASSYAEKAGTFTQTHRLVQWRHKAVDAPGQCQSELDFFYQLGCRIRAKLAESTDPRDRPLLDLTWDYPLDEHGEVDPESVLAEINGFHIGGEEHRKPLSAFTQMKADGSTAGGCWIYAGIYADGINRAASRVSDRDGSYIAPNWGWAWPANRRILYNRASAAPDGKPWSERKKYIYWDEQAGKWSGPDVPDFPVAKHPNYRAPQDASGVEALHGTDAFIMQADGLAWLYAPRGLVDGPLPTHYEAAESPVVNPLYPQQANPTRVTFRRQDNLLAVSGGDPGSDVYPYVFTTYRLTEHHTAGGMSRWLPYLAELQPEMFCEISRKLADERGLKNGGWATIISPRAAIETRVLVTDRVQPLHIAGRTVHQIGLPYHWGVGEHAVVSGDSANDLLGLALDPNVHIQEAKAGSCDIRPGRRPQGKAVLDLVQEYQRRAQLTTDTSQTLVEQLTPRKPNPPTTGTRTSTQEG, encoded by the coding sequence ATGGCACGGAAAGTGGCCCTGAACTGGCCAGCACTGCTCCAAATCGTCACCGGTGACTTCCTTGGCCGCGGAGCCGCAGTTACCAGCAAAAACACCGAGACGATCCAGCCGCGTACATCCACAGCTGACCGTGTAGTACAAAGCGTCTGCCCCTACTGCGCTGTGGGGTGCGGCCAGAAAATCTTCGTCAAAGACGAAAAAATCGTCCAAATCGAAGGCGACCCAGACTCACCAATCAACCGCGGCCGCCTATGCCCCAAAGGATCCGCCGGCGAACAACTCGTCAACTCACCCCGACGAGTCACCACAGTGCGATACCGCCGCCCGCACGCCACCGAATGGGAAGACCTCGACCTCGACACCGCGATCGACATGATCGCTGACCGATTCATCACCGCACGCGCCAAACACTGGGAAGAAACACACCCCGACGGGCGCGACAACCTCCACCGCACCATGGGCATCGCCTCCCTCGGCGGAGCCACACTCGACAACGAAGAGAATTACCTCATAAAAAAACTGTTCACGGCCGCAGGAGCAATCCAGGTCGAGAACCAAGCCCGCATTTGACACTCCGCCACGGTTCCCGGTCTGGGAGCCTCGTTCGGGCGCGGCGGCGCCACCCAAAACACGCAGGACCTCGCGAACGCCGACTGCATCGTCATTCAAGGGTCCAACATGGCCGAATGTCACCCAGTAGGTTTCCAATGGGTGACCGAAGCCAAACTGCGCGGCGCGCGGATCATCCACGTCGACCCGCGGTTCACCCGCACCTCAGCGCAGGCAGACCGACACATCCCCATCCGTGCCGGATCAGACATCGCGCTGCTCGGCGCACTCATCAACTACGTATTAACCAACGACCTATGGTTCAAGGAATACGTCCTCGCCTACACCAACGCGACCTCAATCGTGCACGGCGACTTCCAAGACACCGAAGACCTCAACGGCCTCTTCAGCGGCTACGACCCCGACAAAAACCACTACGACACCAGCTCATGGGGATACTGCAGCACCGCCGGTGAACCCGTCAGCGGCGGCGGCCACGCAACCGAATCAGGCGTACACCAATCGCACGCCGCACACCCAGAAACAGCAGGATCAGGTGGCCCCACCCTCGAACACGCCCACGTCCGCAAAGACCCCACACTTCAAGACCCCAACTGCGTCCTAAACGTACTTCGACGCCACTACGCCCGATACACACCTGAAATGGTCGAAGAAGTTTGCGGCATCTCAACCGAAGACTTCCACTACCTCGCCGAATCCATCACCGCGAACTCAGGACCAGAACGCACCACCGCGTTCTGCTACGCAGTCGGCTGGACCCAACACACCGCCGGCGCCCAAATGATCCGCACCTCCTCAATCCTGCAACTCCTCCTAGGAAACATCGGACGACCAGGCGGGGGCATCATGGCCCTACGCGGACACGCCTCCATCCAGGGATCCACAGACATCCCCACCCTGTTCAACCTGCTTCCGGGCTACCTACCCATGCCCGTAGCAGGCGTACACGACACACTCACCGACTACATCAACACCGTCGGATCACCCGACCAAAAAGGCTTCTGGGCCTACGCCGACGCCTACACCATCAGCCTCCTCAAAGCCTGGTGGGGCGAACACGCCACCGCAGAAAACGACTTCGCCTACGGGTACATGCCCAAACTCACCGGCCCACACGGCACCTACCAAACCGTGATGCGAATGCTCGAAGGCAACGTCAGTGGCTACTTCGTCCTGGGCCAAAACCCAGCCGTGGGATCAGCACACGCCCGCATGCAACGACTCGCACTAGCAAAACTGGACTGGCTAGTAGTGCGCGACCTGCAAATGATCGAAACAGCAACCTTCTGGAAAGACTCACCCGAAGTCGCCACCGGCGAAATCGTTCCAGAAGAAGTAGGCACCGAAGTGTTCTTCCTGCCAGCGTCTTCCTACGCCGAAAAAGCAGGAACATTCACCCAAACACACCGACTCGTGCAATGGCGACACAAAGCAGTCGACGCCCCCGGACAGTGCCAAAGCGAACTGGACTTCTTCTACCAACTTGGCTGCCGCATCCGCGCCAAACTCGCCGAATCAACAGACCCACGCGACAGGCCACTACTCGACCTGACCTGGGACTACCCCCTAGATGAACATGGCGAAGTCGACCCAGAATCCGTCCTGGCAGAAATCAACGGATTCCACATCGGCGGCGAAGAACACCGCAAACCTCTATCAGCCTTCACTCAAATGAAAGCCGATGGCTCCACCGCCGGAGGGTGCTGGATCTACGCAGGCATCTACGCCGACGGCATTAACCGCGCCGCCAGCCGCGTATCCGACCGCGACGGTAGCTACATCGCCCCCAACTGGGGCTGGGCGTGGCCAGCAAACCGGCGCATCCTCTACAACCGTGCCTCCGCTGCACCCGATGGGAAACCCTGGTCAGAACGCAAAAAATACATCTACTGGGACGAACAAGCTGGCAAATGGTCCGGCCCCGACGTTCCTGACTTCCCCGTAGCCAAACACCCCAACTACCGCGCCCCCCAAGACGCAAGCGGAGTAGAAGCCCTCCATGGCACCGACGCGTTCATCATGCAAGCCGACGGTTTGGCCTGGCTATACGCACCTCGTGGACTCGTCGACGGGCCCCTACCCACCCACTACGAAGCCGCAGAATCACCCGTAGTGAACCCGCTCTACCCCCAACAAGCCAACCCCACCCGCGTCACCTTCCGCCGCCAAGACAACCTCCTGGCCGTCTCCGGGGGTGACCCCGGATCCGACGTATACCCATACGTATTCACCACCTACCGGCTCACCGAACACCACACCGCCGGCGGCATGAGCCGATGGCTGCCCTACCTAGCCGAGCTACAACCCGAAATGTTCTGCGAAATCTCCCGAAAACTCGCAGACGAACGCGGCCTTAAAAACGGCGGCTGGGCAACCATCATCTCCCCTCGCGCAGCCATCGAAACCAGAGTGCTCGTCACCGACCGAGTACAACCCCTACACATCGCTGGCCGCACCGTTCATCAAATCGGCCTGCCCTACCACTGGGGCGTAGGCGAACATGCCGTCGTCAGCGGCGACTCCGCCAACGACCTCCTCGGCCTAGCCCTAGACCCCAACGTCCACATCCAAGAAGCCAAAGCCGGATCCTGTGACATTCGACCAGGGCGCAGACCCCAAGGAAAAGCAGTCCTGGACCTCGTGCAGGAATACCAGCGGCGAGCCCAACTCACCACCGACACAAGCCAAACCCTCGTCGAACAACTCACCCCACGGAAACCAAATCCGCCCACCACGGGCACACGCACATCGACACAGGAGGGCTGA